The Agrobacterium vitis genome has a segment encoding these proteins:
- a CDS encoding putative zinc-binding metallopeptidase, giving the protein MRLFNCSNCRNMVFFDNTQCLSCHSLLGFRPSDNGFIAIDSSNAALIDGVPQQGFIRLCANARHDACNWLVEDGEEFCLACRHNLVIPDLSSNDNLENWRKIENAKHVLFYSLQRFGLPLVTRTDATPDGLAFEFLEDDSARTGGQPVMTGHDSGLITLNIAEGSDAEREARRVALGEPFRTLIGHFRHEVGHYYWNVLVRDGNQLEQCRVIFGNDEEDYGEALQRHYANGPVPGWEGSFISAYAASHPWEDFAETWAHYIHIVDALETAYAFGLRTRPIIDEQNLTVKVDFDPYRVDGVRALIDAWVPLTVAVNSINRSMGQPDLYPFVLSEPVLVKLQYIHDLIHGATHKAGF; this is encoded by the coding sequence ATGCGCCTCTTTAATTGTTCCAATTGCAGAAACATGGTGTTCTTCGATAACACCCAATGCCTGTCCTGCCATTCCCTGTTGGGTTTCCGCCCATCCGACAACGGGTTTATCGCCATTGATTCCAGCAATGCCGCGCTGATTGATGGCGTGCCGCAGCAGGGCTTTATCCGGCTCTGCGCCAATGCGCGCCATGACGCCTGCAACTGGCTGGTCGAGGACGGTGAGGAATTTTGCCTCGCCTGCCGCCATAATCTGGTTATTCCTGATCTCTCCAGCAACGACAATCTCGAAAACTGGCGCAAGATCGAGAATGCCAAGCATGTGCTGTTTTATTCACTCCAGCGCTTCGGCCTGCCGTTGGTCACGCGCACTGATGCGACGCCAGACGGGCTGGCCTTCGAGTTCCTGGAAGACGATTCAGCCCGCACCGGCGGCCAGCCCGTCATGACCGGCCATGATTCCGGCCTGATCACCCTGAATATCGCCGAGGGTTCCGATGCGGAGCGCGAAGCAAGGCGTGTGGCCCTGGGCGAACCGTTTCGGACCCTGATCGGCCATTTCCGCCACGAAGTCGGCCATTACTACTGGAATGTCCTGGTGCGCGACGGCAACCAACTCGAGCAATGCCGGGTAATTTTCGGCAATGATGAAGAAGATTATGGCGAAGCCCTGCAACGGCATTATGCCAATGGACCGGTTCCGGGTTGGGAGGGCAGCTTCATCAGCGCCTATGCCGCCAGCCACCCCTGGGAAGATTTCGCCGAAACCTGGGCTCACTACATCCATATTGTCGATGCCCTGGAAACGGCCTACGCGTTCGGCCTGCGCACCCGTCCGATCATCGATGAACAAAATCTGACCGTCAAAGTCGATTTCGACCCCTATAGAGTGGATGGCGTCAGAGCCCTGATCGATGCATGGGTCCCGCTGACTGTCGCCGTCAACAGTATCAACCGCAGTATGGGCCAGCCGGATCTCTATCCCTTCGTGCTGTC
- a CDS encoding sensor histidine kinase, with protein sequence MVNRLTWFEPQRADRPLREFFITALLDIGASLTLQDMDGRYICITSLPQRWPLAHGEEPSDDSIFGPEIGAQLRELKAGLVEADQGAELNVEPGDDTVFEFRCRMIRISPEEVCMMTILVDRTEEKRRERLLRALLREVSHRSKNLLAIIQSIAFQTARYSGTLDQFLGKFRGRLHALSMSQDLITDSSWRGAYFQDLVRQQLEKYVPETANLVQVSGDNVLLSPNASLHIGLALHELIVNAVSHGDFISQRKKIEVACHQQWTRNGEEIRVTWNEPIETLSGEDLERARGRFGSTVLERVVPASVNGHVVHRFDKESVYYELTFPVELHE encoded by the coding sequence TTGGTAAATCGGTTGACATGGTTCGAACCGCAGCGTGCTGACAGGCCCTTGCGTGAGTTCTTTATCACGGCCCTGCTGGACATTGGCGCAAGCCTGACCCTTCAGGACATGGACGGGCGCTATATCTGCATTACATCCCTGCCGCAGCGTTGGCCGCTTGCCCATGGCGAAGAACCCAGTGACGATTCGATTTTCGGACCCGAAATCGGCGCCCAGTTGCGGGAGTTGAAAGCCGGGCTGGTGGAGGCGGACCAGGGTGCGGAACTGAATGTCGAACCGGGCGACGATACGGTGTTTGAATTTCGCTGCCGGATGATCCGCATCAGCCCGGAAGAGGTCTGCATGATGACGATCCTGGTGGACCGGACCGAAGAAAAGCGCCGCGAACGCCTATTGCGCGCGCTGTTGCGTGAGGTCAGCCACCGTTCGAAAAACCTGCTGGCGATCATTCAAAGCATCGCTTTCCAGACAGCCCGTTATTCCGGGACGCTCGACCAGTTTCTGGGCAAGTTTCGCGGCAGGCTGCATGCACTGTCGATGTCGCAGGACCTGATTACTGATTCCAGTTGGCGTGGCGCTTATTTTCAGGATCTTGTCCGCCAGCAATTGGAAAAATACGTGCCGGAAACGGCAAATCTCGTTCAGGTGTCCGGTGATAATGTTCTGCTGTCGCCCAATGCTTCCCTGCATATCGGGCTTGCCCTGCATGAGCTGATCGTCAACGCGGTCAGCCACGGCGATTTCATCAGCCAACGCAAGAAAATCGAGGTCGCCTGTCATCAGCAATGGACACGCAATGGCGAGGAAATCCGGGTGACCTGGAACGAGCCGATTGAAACACTGTCTGGCGAGGATCTGGAACGCGCCAGGGGACGATTTGGCAGCACGGTGCTCGAACGTGTTGTGCCCGCTTCCGTCAACGGCCATGTCGTCCACCGGTTCGATAAGGAAAGCGTCTATTATGAGCTGACATTTCCAGTCGAACTGCATGAATAA